The Pricia mediterranea genome includes a window with the following:
- a CDS encoding DUF6146 family protein, producing MKKLLVPMGAVAFFILCAASSCTASKKALDVKDQEKTVFQEQEGDTVKIASDSTEYEIIIIEPGFNTWLASIAKPEGYYSQSYLENRNQTYVINWNQRVTQPLRYNPDLYEMRIDYNANIDYGYEVNYKLYNYFVYFQRKYNQRLGPWLPRI from the coding sequence ATGAAAAAATTACTTGTACCAATGGGCGCGGTAGCGTTTTTCATTCTGTGTGCGGCGAGTAGCTGCACTGCATCAAAAAAAGCCTTGGATGTAAAAGATCAAGAAAAGACAGTCTTTCAAGAGCAAGAGGGCGATACGGTGAAAATAGCCAGCGACAGTACCGAGTATGAAATAATCATCATTGAACCGGGGTTCAACACGTGGCTGGCCAGCATCGCCAAACCCGAGGGGTATTACTCCCAATCCTATTTGGAAAACCGCAACCAAACCTATGTCATCAACTGGAACCAAAGAGTTACCCAGCCCCTGCGATACAATCCCGACCTCTATGAAATGCGGATCGACTACAACGCCAACATCGATTACGGCTACGAAGTAAACTACAAGCTGTACAACTACTTCGTTTATTTTCAGCGAAAATACAACCAACGGCTGGGACCTTGGCTACCACGGATATAG